One genomic segment of Actinoplanes ianthinogenes includes these proteins:
- a CDS encoding PLP-dependent aminotransferase family protein: MGVTQAAGSGSDFLQLRAGEAPAKGLTGWLTDGLRGAIAAGRLAPGTRLPATRQLAAELGISRGVVVQAYQRLVDEGLAGARTGSGTVVARDAAVTPRPPVDRRRTLHELRLPLSTPDGIDLNLSPGVPDLAAFPRAAWLRAERAVLDRVTAADLGYGDPGGSPRLRTALAAWLGRTRGVLAEADDILVCGGVAQGLALLAQVATARGEAAWAVEDPGSRGARDQMSHWTVRPEPVPVDEHGLCVDALIGTGLRTALLTPAHQFPTGVVLAPHRRRELLAWAAADDRLVIEDDYDAEHRYDRAPVAALQGTAPESVAYLGSVSKSLAPGMRLGWLIAPRRWQAGLLAAKHASDLGSSALPQLVLAELLAGGDYERHLRTVRTRQRARRDALLAGLRTHLPGARVRGVAAGLHLLVELPDGVDDVALAERIRRTGVLVHPLSWHRQLSGPPGLVLGYAAHPPDRLAEAAARIGQAL; this comes from the coding sequence GTGGGAGTGACGCAAGCGGCCGGGAGCGGGTCGGATTTCCTGCAACTGCGGGCCGGGGAGGCGCCCGCCAAGGGTCTGACCGGCTGGCTGACCGACGGGCTGCGCGGGGCGATCGCCGCCGGGCGACTGGCGCCCGGGACCCGACTGCCGGCGACCCGGCAGCTCGCGGCCGAGCTGGGTATCTCCCGGGGCGTCGTGGTGCAGGCCTACCAGCGGCTGGTGGACGAGGGGCTGGCCGGGGCCCGGACCGGCTCCGGGACCGTGGTGGCCCGGGACGCGGCGGTCACCCCACGGCCGCCGGTCGACCGGCGACGCACGTTGCACGAGCTGCGGCTCCCGCTGTCCACCCCGGACGGCATCGACCTGAACCTCTCCCCCGGCGTGCCGGACCTCGCCGCGTTCCCCCGGGCGGCCTGGCTGCGGGCGGAACGCGCGGTGCTCGACCGGGTGACCGCGGCCGACCTCGGGTACGGCGACCCGGGCGGCAGCCCGCGCCTGCGGACCGCGCTGGCCGCCTGGCTCGGGCGTACCCGAGGAGTCCTGGCCGAGGCGGACGACATCCTGGTGTGCGGCGGCGTCGCGCAAGGTCTCGCCTTGCTGGCGCAGGTTGCGACGGCCCGCGGCGAAGCCGCCTGGGCCGTCGAGGATCCCGGATCTCGCGGTGCGCGCGACCAGATGTCGCATTGGACGGTACGCCCGGAGCCGGTCCCCGTCGACGAGCACGGCCTGTGCGTCGACGCCCTGATCGGAACCGGTCTGCGAACGGCGCTGCTCACACCGGCCCACCAGTTCCCGACCGGCGTGGTGCTCGCCCCGCACCGCCGCCGCGAGCTGCTCGCCTGGGCCGCCGCGGACGACCGTCTGGTGATCGAGGACGACTACGACGCGGAGCACCGCTACGACCGCGCGCCGGTCGCGGCGCTGCAGGGCACCGCGCCGGAGAGCGTCGCCTACCTCGGCAGCGTCTCCAAGTCGCTGGCGCCCGGGATGCGGCTGGGCTGGCTGATCGCGCCCCGCCGGTGGCAGGCCGGCCTGCTCGCCGCCAAGCACGCGAGTGACCTGGGCAGTTCCGCGCTCCCGCAGTTGGTGCTGGCCGAGCTGCTGGCCGGCGGCGACTACGAACGGCACCTGCGGACGGTCCGGACCCGGCAGCGTGCCCGGCGGGACGCGCTGCTCGCCGGGCTGCGGACGCACCTGCCCGGCGCCCGGGTCCGCGGGGTGGCGGCCGGCCTGCACCTGCTGGTCGAGCTGCCGGACGGCGTCGACGACGTCGCGCTCGCCGAGCGGATCCGGCGGACCGGTGTGCTGGTGCATCCGCTGAGCTGGCATCGGCAGCTGTCCGGCCCGCCCGGCCTGGTGCTGGGCTATGCCGCCCACCCGCCGGACCGCCTCGCCGAGGCCGCGGCCCGGATCGGCCAGGCGCTCTGA
- a CDS encoding DMT family transporter, with translation MKAFPILAGAAGMVFVGGSVAVSGHLADAPNLTVQALRYALACLLLIVWARGTRTPLRRPRGAEWLWLLGVTVAGLLVFNIALVHGAEHAEPAVLGVAVACVPILLAVGGPLLEGRGVAPRVLLAAVVVTLGAILVEGLGRADATGILWAVVTFVCEALFTLLAVPVLGRHGPLGVSVHATWMAVVLFGVAGLVTEGPAAVTRLHPDDLLAGAYLAVAVTAVAFLLWYTCVTRIGPGRAGLLTGVAPISAALTGMALGAPAPSPLVWLGIATVAAGLALGLTTPAPAPTPALSHA, from the coding sequence ATGAAGGCGTTTCCGATCCTCGCCGGCGCGGCCGGGATGGTTTTCGTCGGCGGCAGTGTCGCCGTCTCCGGCCACCTCGCCGACGCGCCCAACCTGACCGTCCAGGCCCTCCGCTACGCGCTGGCCTGCCTGCTCCTGATCGTCTGGGCCCGAGGGACCCGCACCCCGCTGCGCCGCCCGCGCGGCGCCGAATGGCTCTGGCTGCTCGGCGTCACCGTCGCCGGCCTGCTGGTCTTCAACATCGCCCTGGTACACGGCGCCGAGCACGCCGAACCCGCGGTTCTCGGCGTCGCCGTCGCCTGCGTCCCGATCCTGCTCGCCGTCGGCGGCCCACTGCTCGAAGGCCGCGGCGTCGCCCCACGCGTCCTGCTCGCCGCCGTCGTGGTCACCCTCGGCGCGATCCTGGTCGAAGGCCTCGGGAGAGCCGACGCCACCGGCATCCTCTGGGCGGTCGTCACCTTCGTCTGCGAAGCCCTGTTCACCCTGCTCGCCGTCCCGGTGCTGGGACGGCACGGCCCGCTCGGCGTCTCGGTGCACGCCACCTGGATGGCGGTCGTCCTGTTCGGCGTCGCCGGCCTGGTCACCGAAGGCCCGGCCGCCGTCACCCGCCTGCACCCCGACGACCTCCTGGCCGGCGCCTACCTCGCGGTAGCCGTCACCGCCGTGGCCTTCCTCCTCTGGTACACCTGCGTCACCCGCATCGGCCCGGGCCGCGCCGGCCTGCTCACCGGCGTAGCCCCGATCTCGGCAGCCCTGACCGGCATGGCCCTCGGCGCCCCCGCCCCCAGCCCCCTGGTCTGGCTCGGCATCGCCACGGTCGCCGCCGGCCTCGCTCTCGGCCTGACCACCCCAGCCCCGGCGCCCACCCCTGCCCTGTCCCACGCCTGA
- a CDS encoding serine hydrolase domain-containing protein, translated as MTLLPETARRVDEIAARAQSRGRVPSLTLAVVRDRAVLHNACAGETPRPDPKTQYRLGSITKTITATLVMQLRDEGFFALDDLLYRHLPGTPIGGVTLRQLLGHVSGLQREPDGPWWERNPGGDVDQLLGGLTYEKLTGPPFRRYRYSNLAYGLLGAVLARVTGQSWSELVTKRVLDPLGMKRTSYHPVEPYARGYVVHALGGTLHEEPRPDTGAMAPAGQLWSTVTDMAKWAGFLADPAPAVLARETVDEMCSPVTISDLESWTAGHGLGPQLFRVGERVYVGHGGSMPGYLAHLAVHRRSRFGVVVFANTYGFDGEDSIKDLSLRTLTTVLDGEPPAPAAAWQPPAPPQGEAAEICGRWWWMGREYDLAPEAGGLAMTGPGHHTLFRREAPDRWRGLSGPNEGEILRVLRTPDGAVSKLDIATFRFSRNPQDLA; from the coding sequence GTGACACTGCTTCCGGAGACCGCCCGACGGGTGGACGAGATCGCCGCCCGGGCACAGTCCCGCGGCCGGGTGCCGTCGCTCACGCTGGCCGTGGTGCGCGACCGGGCGGTGCTGCACAACGCCTGCGCCGGGGAGACGCCGCGCCCCGACCCGAAGACCCAGTACCGGCTCGGCTCGATCACCAAGACGATCACCGCGACGCTGGTCATGCAGCTGCGGGACGAGGGCTTCTTCGCGCTCGACGACCTGCTCTACCGGCATCTGCCGGGCACCCCGATCGGCGGGGTGACGCTGCGTCAGCTGCTCGGGCACGTCTCCGGGCTGCAACGGGAGCCGGACGGGCCCTGGTGGGAGCGGAACCCGGGTGGGGACGTGGACCAGCTGCTGGGCGGGTTGACGTACGAAAAACTGACCGGACCCCCCTTCCGCCGTTACCGCTACTCGAACCTCGCCTACGGACTGCTCGGCGCGGTCCTCGCCCGGGTCACCGGGCAGAGCTGGTCCGAGCTGGTCACCAAGCGGGTCCTCGACCCGCTCGGGATGAAGCGCACCAGCTACCACCCGGTCGAGCCGTACGCCCGCGGTTACGTCGTGCACGCGCTCGGCGGGACCCTGCACGAGGAGCCGCGCCCGGACACCGGCGCGATGGCACCGGCCGGCCAGCTCTGGTCCACCGTCACCGACATGGCCAAGTGGGCCGGTTTCCTGGCCGACCCGGCCCCCGCGGTGCTGGCCCGGGAGACCGTCGACGAGATGTGCAGCCCGGTCACCATCAGCGACCTGGAGTCCTGGACCGCAGGCCACGGTCTGGGCCCGCAGCTGTTCCGGGTCGGCGAGCGCGTCTACGTCGGTCACGGCGGCTCGATGCCCGGTTACCTCGCGCACCTCGCGGTCCACCGCCGCAGCCGGTTCGGTGTCGTGGTGTTCGCCAACACCTACGGCTTCGACGGCGAGGACAGCATCAAGGACCTCAGCCTCCGCACCCTGACCACGGTCCTCGACGGCGAACCGCCCGCGCCCGCCGCGGCCTGGCAGCCGCCCGCGCCGCCGCAGGGCGAGGCCGCGGAGATCTGCGGCCGCTGGTGGTGGATGGGCCGCGAGTACGACCTGGCCCCGGAGGCCGGCGGCCTCGCCATGACCGGGCCCGGCCACCACACGCTGTTCCGCCGCGAGGCCCCGGACCGCTGGCGCGGCCTCTCCGGCCCCAACGAGGGCGAGATCCTCAGGGTCCTGCGCACCCCGGACGGTGCCGTCAGCAAACTGGACATCGCCACGTTCCGCTTCAGCCGAAACCCCCAAGACCTGGCCTGA
- a CDS encoding NfeD family protein: MDAVLWIVLAVALAIGEAFTATILIIFFAAGAAAAAVAAALGADVLVQVIVFALVSGLSVAAVRPVVMRHARSALETGDTPFGIEAMEGHHGTVLEDVDADHGQIRIEGEIWQARSFDGKETFAAGQRVRVVKVRGATVLVWYDELPDL, from the coding sequence GTGGATGCCGTACTCTGGATCGTCCTCGCCGTCGCCCTGGCGATCGGTGAGGCCTTCACCGCGACCATTCTGATCATCTTCTTCGCGGCCGGCGCGGCCGCGGCGGCCGTCGCCGCCGCCCTCGGCGCCGATGTGCTCGTCCAGGTCATCGTGTTCGCCCTGGTGTCCGGCCTGTCGGTGGCCGCGGTCCGCCCGGTGGTCATGCGGCACGCGCGGTCCGCGCTGGAGACCGGCGACACCCCGTTCGGCATCGAGGCGATGGAGGGGCACCACGGCACGGTCCTCGAGGACGTCGACGCCGACCACGGGCAGATCCGCATCGAGGGCGAGATCTGGCAGGCGCGCTCTTTCGACGGCAAGGAGACGTTCGCGGCCGGTCAGCGTGTCAGGGTGGTCAAGGTCCGCGGCGCCACCGTCCTGGTCTGGTACGACGAACTTCCCGACCTCTGA
- a CDS encoding SPFH domain-containing protein has product MEAVIAVLVIVIAIFAVTTIVRSIRIVPQQRMDVVERLGRYKRTLNPGLNLLVPFIDAVRSKVDMREQVVSFPPQPVITSDNLVVSIDTVLYFKVVDPVRATYEISNFLQAIEQLTVTTLRNVIGSLDLERALTSREEINRHLSTVLDETTGRWGIKVTRVEIKAIEPPPSIRDSMEKQMRAERERRATILNAEGHKQAQILTAEGEKQAAVLRADGDRQSRILQAEGQAKAIRTVFDAIHQANPSQKVLAYQYLQSLPQIANGTANKVWIVPTELTKALEGLGGALGGLANMAGDVPSSQVDSGAVEREAAAAAEAAEAEARRVNAEVREAEAQVSGDPDKTAALPAAPPVPPASALGGADYHESGQPERS; this is encoded by the coding sequence ATGGAAGCAGTCATCGCTGTCCTGGTCATAGTCATCGCCATCTTCGCGGTGACCACCATCGTCCGGTCCATCCGGATCGTCCCGCAGCAGCGGATGGACGTGGTGGAGCGGCTCGGCCGTTACAAGCGGACCCTGAACCCGGGCCTGAACCTGCTGGTCCCGTTCATCGACGCGGTACGCAGCAAGGTGGACATGCGGGAGCAGGTGGTCTCGTTCCCGCCGCAGCCGGTGATCACCTCGGACAACCTGGTCGTCTCGATCGACACCGTGCTCTACTTCAAGGTCGTCGACCCGGTGCGGGCCACCTACGAGATCTCCAACTTCCTCCAGGCGATCGAGCAGCTCACCGTCACCACCCTGCGTAACGTGATCGGCTCGCTGGACCTGGAGCGGGCGCTGACCAGCCGCGAGGAGATCAACCGGCACCTGTCGACGGTGCTCGACGAGACCACCGGCCGCTGGGGCATCAAGGTCACCCGGGTGGAGATCAAGGCGATCGAGCCGCCGCCGAGCATCCGCGACTCGATGGAGAAGCAGATGCGCGCCGAGCGGGAGCGTCGCGCGACGATCCTGAACGCCGAGGGTCACAAGCAGGCGCAGATCCTCACCGCCGAGGGTGAGAAGCAGGCCGCGGTGCTGCGCGCCGACGGTGACCGGCAGTCCCGGATCCTTCAGGCCGAGGGCCAGGCCAAGGCGATCCGCACCGTGTTCGACGCGATCCACCAGGCGAACCCCTCGCAGAAGGTGCTGGCGTACCAGTACTTGCAGTCGCTGCCGCAGATCGCGAACGGCACCGCCAACAAGGTGTGGATCGTGCCGACCGAGCTGACCAAGGCCCTGGAGGGTCTCGGTGGCGCACTGGGCGGCCTGGCGAACATGGCGGGCGACGTCCCGTCGTCGCAGGTCGACTCGGGCGCCGTCGAGCGTGAGGCGGCGGCGGCCGCGGAAGCCGCGGAGGCCGAGGCCCGGCGGGTGAACGCCGAGGTGCGTGAGGCCGAGGCGCAGGTGTCGGGCGACCCGGACAAGACCGCGGCGCTGCCGGCCGCGCCTCCGGTGCCGCCGGCGTCGGCGCTCGGCGGGGCGGATTACCACGAGTCGGGCCAGCCCGAGCGTTCCTGA
- a CDS encoding dihydrofolate reductase family protein — protein sequence MARVIADISMSLDGFVTGPNPGLDNGLGDGGEALHTWALHPDPVDADVLDTTTAATGAVIMGRRLFDIIDGPHGWTDEMGYGADRAATPPVLVVTRIPPARVRLADRMTFVVDGVASAVSKGASIAGDRDVVIMGGAEVIRGALDAGVVDELRLHLAPVLLGAGTPLFAGGPPRHLRQVRSRPSGQATHLTYLLE from the coding sequence ATGGCACGAGTGATCGCGGACATCTCGATGTCGCTGGACGGGTTCGTGACCGGGCCGAACCCGGGCCTCGACAACGGCCTGGGCGACGGCGGCGAGGCGCTGCACACCTGGGCGCTGCATCCCGACCCGGTCGACGCCGACGTGCTGGACACGACGACCGCGGCCACCGGCGCGGTGATCATGGGACGGCGGCTGTTCGACATCATCGACGGCCCGCACGGGTGGACCGACGAGATGGGCTACGGCGCGGACCGGGCCGCCACGCCTCCGGTGCTGGTGGTGACCCGGATACCGCCGGCGCGGGTGCGGCTCGCCGACCGGATGACGTTCGTGGTGGACGGGGTGGCCAGCGCGGTGTCCAAGGGCGCGTCGATCGCGGGCGACCGGGACGTGGTGATCATGGGTGGCGCCGAGGTGATCCGCGGCGCGCTGGACGCCGGCGTGGTCGACGAGCTGCGGCTCCACCTGGCACCGGTGCTGCTCGGCGCCGGGACCCCGCTCTTCGCCGGCGGGCCGCCGCGGCACCTGCGCCAGGTGCGCTCGCGGCCGTCCGGGCAGGCCACCCACCTGACGTATCTGCTGGAGTGA
- a CDS encoding helix-turn-helix transcriptional regulator: protein MGEHTGDGVVGRQTERARIDAVLARTREGSGQALLIRGEPGIGKTTLLAYARSTATGFRTLRAAGTPAEWELPYAALYALLRPILEHRDELPAVQAAALTAVFALGADPAAPVNRLAVYGATLGLLAAAAERAPVLCLVDDAHGIDPASAGALRFAARALHAEPVALLFAARTAPHPQASGFDAAGLDTLHLTGLDADSSAALAVRAGMAPRAAHRLAAATAGNPLALLELPAALTEAQRSGRAPLTDPLPSTAQLDEVFLTRAWALGAPAWRALVACAIDDGVAAASGPEPAGISEPADSGGPADAGSTGSGPAGVDPAALDPAIAAGMLVVRDGAVTFRHPLIRAAVHAAALPGELRAAHLAAAAALTDPQQADRRAWHRAAAATGPDEEIAAALVRSARRARARGGQVAEARAYARAAELSPDPDDRADRRQRAAEAWAYSGAGEHAERLLDQVLAEEAPVAVRCRAEWVRAWLLRLRGDLSVFDDDYLRRAEKYAAEAPREAVAMVSQAANAYWARLDAPGLLAICRRAVAIHDEPGYLKGRIRLAGALVLTGDPEGATLARSCVPGVRQAPADGAAAELAEVLTWLGDHPTAGDLLTAEAAGARRDSDLALLAYTLPRLAVLEARRGRLHRAYQAGSEALRIAEEFGQDGPLADALAVLAQVAALHGAAAESTALAGRAATVGPPGRRSLLVQLAYARGLNLIAAGRPGAATEFGTALALLDAGGIREPGFLPVLPELAEAMIRDSGPLGGRRRSPAGDAIALLDRLAGVAAGTGVLARCRGLAAPEDEMDEHFAAAVALPGSPVDRARTLFAWGQRLRRARRRRDARMRLHAALDGFTEAGADGWAAQCRTEIAATGRGAAPAADPVEGLTAQEWQVALTAAEGLSNREIAARMFLSPRTVEHHLGSVYRKLGLRSRGELTRRLADR from the coding sequence ATGGGCGAGCACACGGGGGACGGCGTCGTCGGGCGTCAGACCGAGCGGGCCCGGATCGACGCCGTGCTCGCCCGCACCCGCGAGGGGTCCGGCCAGGCGCTTCTGATCCGCGGCGAACCAGGAATCGGAAAAACCACCCTGCTCGCGTACGCCCGGAGCACCGCGACCGGATTCCGCACGCTGCGAGCCGCCGGCACCCCGGCCGAGTGGGAGCTCCCCTACGCCGCCCTGTACGCCCTGCTCCGCCCGATCCTCGAGCACCGTGACGAGCTGCCCGCCGTCCAGGCCGCAGCCCTGACGGCGGTGTTCGCGCTCGGCGCCGACCCGGCCGCCCCGGTCAACCGCCTGGCGGTCTACGGCGCCACGCTCGGCCTGCTCGCCGCCGCGGCCGAACGCGCACCGGTGCTCTGCCTCGTCGACGACGCGCACGGGATCGACCCGGCCTCGGCCGGCGCCCTCCGGTTCGCCGCCCGCGCGCTGCACGCCGAGCCGGTGGCGCTGCTGTTCGCGGCCCGGACCGCGCCGCACCCGCAGGCCTCCGGGTTCGACGCCGCGGGCCTCGACACCCTGCACCTGACCGGCCTGGACGCGGACAGCTCGGCGGCCCTGGCGGTCCGGGCCGGGATGGCGCCCCGGGCCGCGCACCGGCTGGCCGCGGCCACCGCCGGGAACCCGCTCGCCCTGCTGGAGCTGCCGGCCGCGCTCACCGAGGCGCAGCGGAGCGGCCGGGCCCCGCTGACCGATCCGCTGCCCAGCACCGCCCAGCTCGACGAGGTGTTCCTGACCCGGGCCTGGGCGCTCGGCGCGCCGGCCTGGCGGGCGCTGGTGGCCTGCGCGATCGACGACGGGGTGGCCGCGGCGTCCGGACCCGAACCGGCCGGGATCAGCGAACCGGCCGACTCCGGCGGGCCGGCCGACGCGGGGTCGACCGGCTCCGGGCCGGCCGGAGTCGACCCGGCCGCGCTGGACCCGGCGATCGCCGCCGGGATGCTGGTGGTCCGGGACGGCGCGGTGACGTTCCGGCATCCACTGATCCGGGCCGCCGTGCACGCCGCCGCGCTTCCCGGCGAGTTGCGGGCCGCGCACCTGGCCGCCGCCGCGGCGCTGACCGACCCGCAGCAGGCGGACCGCCGCGCCTGGCACCGGGCCGCCGCCGCGACCGGCCCGGACGAGGAGATCGCCGCGGCGCTGGTCCGCTCGGCCCGCCGGGCCCGCGCCCGGGGCGGTCAGGTCGCCGAAGCCCGGGCGTACGCGCGTGCCGCCGAGCTCTCCCCCGACCCGGACGACCGCGCCGACCGCCGGCAGCGGGCGGCCGAGGCGTGGGCGTACAGCGGCGCGGGCGAGCACGCGGAACGCCTGCTCGACCAGGTGCTCGCCGAGGAGGCGCCGGTGGCGGTGCGCTGCCGGGCCGAGTGGGTCCGGGCGTGGCTGCTCCGGCTGCGCGGCGACCTGAGCGTCTTCGACGACGACTACCTGCGCCGCGCCGAGAAGTACGCCGCCGAGGCGCCCCGCGAGGCGGTCGCCATGGTCAGCCAGGCCGCCAACGCGTACTGGGCCCGGCTGGACGCGCCGGGTCTGCTCGCGATCTGCCGGCGGGCGGTCGCGATCCACGACGAGCCGGGTTATCTCAAGGGCCGGATCCGGCTGGCCGGCGCGCTGGTGCTGACCGGCGACCCGGAGGGTGCCACGCTGGCCCGCTCCTGTGTGCCCGGCGTCCGGCAGGCGCCGGCCGACGGCGCCGCAGCGGAGCTGGCCGAGGTGCTGACCTGGCTCGGCGACCACCCGACGGCCGGTGACCTGCTGACCGCCGAGGCGGCCGGCGCGCGGCGGGACTCGGACCTCGCCCTGCTGGCGTACACGCTGCCCCGGCTGGCGGTGCTGGAGGCCCGGCGGGGGCGGCTGCACCGGGCGTACCAGGCCGGGTCGGAGGCGTTGCGGATCGCCGAGGAGTTCGGCCAGGACGGGCCGCTGGCCGATGCGCTGGCCGTGCTCGCCCAGGTCGCGGCGCTGCACGGCGCCGCCGCGGAGAGCACCGCGCTGGCCGGGCGGGCGGCCACCGTCGGCCCGCCCGGGCGCCGCAGCCTGCTCGTCCAGCTCGCGTACGCCCGTGGCCTGAACCTCATCGCCGCCGGCCGGCCCGGCGCGGCCACCGAGTTCGGCACGGCGCTGGCGTTGCTGGACGCCGGCGGCATCCGGGAGCCGGGGTTCCTGCCCGTGCTCCCGGAGCTGGCCGAGGCGATGATCCGCGACAGCGGCCCGCTCGGCGGTCGCCGCCGGAGCCCGGCCGGCGATGCGATCGCGCTGCTGGACCGGCTGGCCGGGGTGGCCGCGGGGACCGGCGTGCTCGCCCGCTGCCGGGGACTGGCCGCCCCGGAGGACGAGATGGACGAGCACTTCGCCGCCGCGGTCGCGCTGCCCGGCTCGCCGGTGGACCGGGCTCGCACCCTGTTCGCCTGGGGTCAGCGGCTGCGCCGGGCGCGACGCCGCCGGGACGCACGGATGCGGCTGCACGCGGCGCTCGACGGGTTCACCGAGGCGGGGGCGGACGGCTGGGCGGCTCAATGCCGTACCGAAATCGCCGCCACCGGCCGCGGCGCCGCACCGGCGGCGGACCCGGTGGAGGGACTGACCGCGCAGGAGTGGCAGGTCGCCCTCACCGCCGCCGAGGGCCTGAGCAACCGGGAGATCGCCGCCCGGATGTTCCTCTCGCCGCGCACGGTCGAACACCACCTGGGCAGTGTCTATCGCAAGCTGGGGCTGCGCTCGCGGGGCGAGCTGACCCGGCGCCTGGCCGACCGCTGA
- a CDS encoding RICIN domain-containing protein produces MMSRNTILSRSVVVLLGLVAGLAGTAQAAGAADGYGQIRDGFGKCVAVPGSAPGNGTRLVRTTCNSGAANQRWLATQVFGRVYTFTSKSTGKCIDVNAGSLDPGAPVQIWTCNGTGAQEWDREFIGLGPELVFNYRSGLCLDSIGNSLMQWTCRDTTDIRAQQWIIG; encoded by the coding sequence ATGATGTCGCGAAACACCATCCTGTCGAGGTCGGTCGTGGTGCTGCTGGGCCTGGTCGCCGGCCTGGCCGGCACCGCCCAGGCGGCCGGCGCCGCCGACGGCTACGGGCAGATCAGGGACGGGTTCGGCAAGTGCGTCGCCGTGCCGGGCTCCGCGCCCGGCAACGGAACCAGGCTGGTCCGGACCACCTGCAACTCCGGGGCCGCCAACCAGCGCTGGCTGGCGACCCAGGTCTTCGGCAGGGTCTACACGTTCACGAGCAAGAGCACCGGCAAGTGCATCGACGTGAACGCCGGATCCCTGGACCCCGGTGCGCCGGTGCAGATCTGGACGTGCAACGGCACCGGGGCGCAGGAGTGGGACCGGGAGTTCATCGGCCTGGGCCCGGAACTGGTTTTCAACTACCGCAGCGGGCTGTGCCTCGACTCGATCGGGAACAGCCTGATGCAGTGGACGTGCCGGGACACCACCGACATCCGGGCTCAGCAGTGGATCATCGGGTGA
- a CDS encoding TrmH family RNA methyltransferase, giving the protein MPAIAITAPDDPRIGDYRALTDLELRTRWEPPNGLFIAEGELVIQRALRAGYRMRSALVDEKRADQLTGLPEDAPLYTAAPPVVESITGFHVHRGILASFHRRPLPALDDLLGTARNLAVLEGLNTHTNLGALFRSAAALGIDAIVLSPNCADPLYRRAVRVSMGEVFAIPYVKAETWPDPLTAIRDAGFTLLAMTPAPDAVALQRLTPQQRRRPALLLGAEGPGLTPEALEASDVRVAIPMHNNVDSLNVATAAAITFYELTR; this is encoded by the coding sequence GTGCCAGCCATCGCCATCACCGCCCCCGACGACCCGCGCATCGGCGACTACCGCGCCCTCACCGACCTGGAACTGCGCACCCGCTGGGAACCGCCCAACGGCCTGTTCATCGCCGAGGGCGAACTCGTCATCCAGCGCGCGCTGCGGGCCGGTTACCGGATGCGCTCGGCGCTCGTCGACGAGAAACGCGCCGACCAGCTCACCGGCCTGCCCGAGGACGCGCCGCTGTACACCGCGGCCCCGCCGGTGGTGGAGTCGATCACCGGCTTCCACGTGCACCGGGGCATCCTCGCGTCGTTCCACCGCCGGCCGCTCCCGGCGCTGGACGACCTGCTCGGCACCGCCCGGAACCTGGCCGTCCTGGAGGGCCTGAACACGCACACCAACCTGGGCGCGCTGTTCCGGAGCGCGGCCGCCCTCGGCATCGACGCCATCGTGCTCTCCCCGAACTGCGCCGACCCGCTCTACCGGCGCGCGGTGCGGGTCAGCATGGGCGAGGTGTTCGCGATTCCCTACGTCAAGGCGGAGACCTGGCCGGATCCGCTGACCGCGATCCGCGACGCCGGGTTCACCCTGCTCGCGATGACCCCGGCGCCGGACGCGGTCGCCCTCCAGCGGCTCACCCCGCAACAGCGGAGGCGACCCGCCCTGCTCCTCGGCGCCGAGGGTCCCGGCCTCACGCCGGAGGCGCTCGAGGCCAGTGACGTGCGGGTCGCCATCCCGATGCACAACAACGTGGACTCGCTGAACGTGGCGACCGCCGCCGCCATCACGTTCTACGAGCTCACCCGATGA